The following DNA comes from Alienimonas californiensis.
TTGATACAGCCGGCCCTCCTGCGTGGGAAAGGAGACCTCCACGGCCGGGGCGGTCGCCACGGCGACGACCTCCGCCGGGCCGCCGGGGACGGGGTCGGCCCCGGCGAGCGTGGAGACGAGCAACAGCGGGGCGAGGACGAACACGGGCGAGCGGGTGCGGGAACGGGGGCGAACGGGCGGACGAGCCGCTCCACGGGACCGCACGGGTCGGCGGTCGGCAAGCGGGAACGGATCGCCCCGACCGGGCGGCGGGCGGCGGTTTCGACGGGGCGTTTCCGCCCTCGCGCCGCCGGCCTCTCCCGCCCGGGCGGCCCGCCGACCGGCGGTTGTGCGCCGCGGTCCGCCCCCGTACGCTGTCTCGATTCAACCCGCCCCCGGGGTACTCCGTCTCTTTTTTCTTCCTGGCCCGAGCCCCGGTCCGTGCGCGCCATTCTCTCCGACATTCACGGAAATCTGGAGGCGCTGGAGGCCGTCCTCGCGGACATTGACGGCCTGAACGGCGGGTCCGGGGTGGACGAGATCTACTGCCTCGGCGACGTGATCGGCTACGGCCCGGACCCGGCGGCCTGCATCGATCTCGTCCGCGACCGCTGCGCCCTGACCCTGCTGGGGAACCACGACCAGGCCAGTCTGTTCGATCCGGAGGGGTTCAACAAGACCGCCGAACGCGCGATCTTCTGGACCCGCCGCACGCTGGAGAACGGCCGCGGCGCTGCGGAGCGGTTCGACTTCCTCGGCGAGTTGCCCCGCACCCACGCCGAACGCGGCGAAACGCTGCTGTTCGTCCACGGCAGCGCCCGCAACCCGCTGAACGAGTACGTCTTCCCGGAGGACATCTATAACGGGCCGAAGATGTCCAAGATCTTTCAGCTCGTCGGGCGGCACTGCTTCCAGGGGCACACGCACATCCCCGGGGTGTTCACGGAGGACCTGGACTTCCTCAGCCCCGCCGACCTGGACGGGCAGTACACGCTGGGCGCCGCCAAGGCGCTGGTGAACGTCGGCAGCGTGGGCCAGCCGCGCGACGGCGACGCCCGGGCCAGCTACGTGACCCTGGAGGGCGATCGCCTGACGTTCCGCCGCGTCGAGTACGATCACCGCGCCACCGCGGAAAAGATCTACGAGATTCCGGAACTCGACAACTACCTCGGCGACCGCCTGGCCAACGGGCAGTAGCGCCTCGGCCACCTAAGCCGGACGCATGCGTCCGGCTTGGGGTCCGTGGGGTGGATGATTCGCCCCGCTCTGCGAAGATCACCCCGACATGGGGAAGTTCCCCGCCCCCCCGGGAAGATCCTCGCCCCCCCGGCGAAGCCCCCTTCGTCTCGCCCCCGCTCTTTCGCTCCACCCGCGTTCGCCCCGTGCCGGACCCCAAGCCCGCTTCCTCCGGTTCCAGCAAAGGGGGCGGCAACGCCTCCAAGGGCGGAAACTCCGCCAAGGGCGGGACCGCCGCGCCGGAGAGCAGCCGGTTCACCATGTGGCTGGTGACCACGCTGGCGCTGTGGGCGCTGTGGTTCGGCTTCATCCAGCCGGCGTGGTTCCCCAACCAGAACGCCGCCCCGCAACAGCCGGTCGTGCTGAAGGACGAAGGGGAGAGCCCCCGCGGGTTCCTGGCCGACGCCGACCGCGCCGCCGCCGACCGCCCCGCCGCTCCCCCCGCGGACGGCGCCGCGGAGGACGCGGACGCCGCCGCCGACGCCCCCCCCGCCTGGGAGCCGAACCCCAGGCAGTCCGTCACGCTGGGCGGTCTGACGGCGGCGGCCGCGAAGCGGGGCTACTACACGCAGGTCGAACTGACCAGCCGCGGCGCCGCGGTGGAGCGGATCACCCTCAGCGACGGCCGCTACCGCGAACTGGCGAACCGCAACGCCCCGCTGAAGGTGATCGGCAACGGGGACGCGGTGGTCCGCACCTTTCAAACCCGCATCGACGCCCTCGACGCGGCCCTGCGGCGCCAGGGCGCCGATTCGCTCAGCGCCCACTGGGCGCTGACGGGCACGACGGCCGATCCGGACGACCCGGAGGTGCTCCAGGCGGCCACGTTCACCCTCACGGCGCCAGACGGCTCCTTCGAGGCGGTGAAGACGTATCGCCTGCGGAAGGGCGCCCCGGACGAGTCCCCGGAGGACGTGCAGCGGGAGGGCGCCCGCGACAGCGACCCCCGCGGCTACATGCTGGACTTGGACCTCACGCTGCGGAACCTCTCGCCCGGCCCGCGGAAGGCCCGGTTCACCGTGCAGGGGCCGGTCGGCCTGCCGCTGGAGAACGAGGAGAACACCCGCAAGTACCGGGATATCGAACTGGCGTAC
Coding sequences within:
- a CDS encoding metallophosphoesterase family protein → MRAILSDIHGNLEALEAVLADIDGLNGGSGVDEIYCLGDVIGYGPDPAACIDLVRDRCALTLLGNHDQASLFDPEGFNKTAERAIFWTRRTLENGRGAAERFDFLGELPRTHAERGETLLFVHGSARNPLNEYVFPEDIYNGPKMSKIFQLVGRHCFQGHTHIPGVFTEDLDFLSPADLDGQYTLGAAKALVNVGSVGQPRDGDARASYVTLEGDRLTFRRVEYDHRATAEKIYEIPELDNYLGDRLANGQ